One window of Sporocytophaga myxococcoides DSM 11118 genomic DNA carries:
- a CDS encoding PorP/SprF family type IX secretion system membrane protein — protein MKVYIKSIILITLILNTFQLKSQDIQFSQFYNVPLYMNPGFAGSLHRTRVSFHQRLQWPKLDAKYTTSVLTGDTYFSKYKSGLGLMFLQDNQGGGQISSTEVHIMYSYEVNINRTWTFKPGLEAAYVSRFLNYAELRFPHQFNNTQGLVSGTDPQDLLNRAKAYADLSAGGVLYTKEFWLGFAGHHVNTPNQSFDGGANVSTLPTQYSIVSGYKYVLFQRVSMQHDKEEVSVTPTFQYKWQGKSDQLDLGLYGAVNEFLVGFWYRGIPVKRYEHRIQNNESIIGFVGWKGETIRIGYSYDLTVSRLARAGTGGSHEFNLTYVFPKKHKKKIMKRLPCPSF, from the coding sequence ATGAAGGTTTACATAAAGAGCATTATACTGATTACACTGATCTTGAATACATTTCAGTTAAAATCTCAGGATATCCAATTTTCTCAATTCTATAATGTACCATTGTACATGAATCCAGGCTTTGCAGGATCATTACATAGAACAAGGGTCAGTTTTCATCAGAGATTACAATGGCCAAAACTTGATGCAAAATACACTACTTCCGTTTTAACCGGTGACACATACTTCTCCAAATACAAAAGCGGTTTAGGACTTATGTTTTTGCAGGACAACCAGGGCGGCGGACAGATAAGCAGTACAGAAGTACATATAATGTATTCTTATGAGGTCAATATAAACCGAACCTGGACCTTTAAGCCAGGACTTGAAGCAGCTTATGTTTCAAGATTTCTTAATTATGCAGAACTTAGATTTCCTCATCAATTCAATAATACCCAAGGTCTTGTCAGTGGAACAGATCCTCAGGATTTATTAAATAGAGCAAAAGCCTATGCGGACCTTTCTGCAGGTGGTGTTTTATACACCAAGGAATTCTGGTTAGGATTTGCAGGGCATCACGTTAACACTCCGAACCAATCATTTGATGGAGGTGCTAATGTAAGTACTCTTCCTACCCAATATTCTATAGTCAGTGGTTACAAATACGTTTTGTTTCAAAGGGTATCTATGCAACACGACAAAGAAGAAGTCAGTGTAACCCCCACTTTTCAATACAAATGGCAAGGAAAATCTGACCAATTGGATCTTGGATTGTATGGAGCTGTAAATGAATTCTTGGTAGGTTTCTGGTATAGGGGCATTCCAGTTAAAAGATATGAACATAGAATCCAAAATAATGAATCTATTATTGGTTTTGTCGGATGGAAAGGTGAAACGATCAGAATCGGATATAGCTATGACCTTACAGTATCAAGGCTGGCAAGAGCGGGTACTGGCGGTTCTCATGAATTTAATCTAACTTATGTTTTCCCCAAGAAGCACAAGAAAAAAATTATGAAGAGGTTGCCTTGTCCATCATTCTAG
- a CDS encoding immunoglobulin domain-containing protein, with protein MDHRKHFLWLAFFISFLLAEINAYGQCTGCTFNSSSTTISSTAAGQTICITAVPAGNVTFNLSHINVTLKVCVDGVTINSFNVNTAGFRLESYGNNNISVGSWNAKAYFYTTKNKTLNLTTNAINGSLDLDVDTNGTMNVITSGGQGTRISNSIVNIRYGATLNTNGYINIDGGNTFTNGGTVNTQGDFRVQGNSNFFTNSCGESKILSGGEFELAGNSIAYNGGSIEAKSANLHTNGSNQLRLNNGAEFKITGTGASEGLKNDQTNVVTFVGDAGKCANVNISKILTFNFNFTSSNQINYCGALPAPGRLGSAVNNCVTNCSSQKKLCICDVPPIVVTTNQTVCSPNTVDLSAAAVTAGSTSGFAPGLTFTYWEDAAGTVPLVNYTAISTSGTYYIKGTNSGTCTDIKPVVVTINPKPTVVVTNPSAVCSPNTVSITGAGVTAGSTAGLTYTYFTDAAGTTSLGTPAAVATSGTYYIKGTVAATGCFDIKPVTVTVNPKPTVVVTNPSAVCSPNTVSITGAGVTAGSTAGLTYTYFTDAAGTT; from the coding sequence ATGGATCACAGGAAACATTTTTTATGGTTAGCTTTTTTTATTTCTTTTCTATTGGCAGAAATAAATGCTTATGGCCAATGCACCGGATGTACTTTTAATTCTTCATCAACTACAATAAGCTCAACTGCGGCTGGCCAAACCATCTGTATAACTGCGGTCCCTGCCGGGAATGTTACATTTAATCTATCACATATTAATGTGACTCTTAAAGTCTGTGTTGATGGTGTTACAATTAATAGCTTTAATGTAAATACCGCAGGTTTTAGATTGGAGTCCTATGGAAATAATAATATCTCTGTAGGAAGCTGGAATGCGAAGGCTTATTTCTATACGACCAAAAATAAAACATTGAATCTTACAACAAATGCAATTAACGGTTCACTGGATTTAGATGTCGATACCAATGGAACGATGAATGTAATAACTTCGGGAGGACAAGGTACGCGTATTAGTAATAGCATAGTTAATATCAGGTATGGGGCTACTCTTAATACGAATGGATATATAAATATTGATGGAGGTAATACCTTTACGAATGGAGGTACAGTTAATACACAAGGTGATTTTAGAGTCCAGGGTAATAGTAACTTTTTTACTAATTCATGTGGGGAATCGAAGATATTATCAGGCGGAGAATTTGAATTGGCAGGAAATTCAATTGCTTATAATGGAGGATCTATTGAAGCTAAGTCAGCTAATTTGCACACCAACGGCTCAAATCAATTACGCCTCAATAATGGAGCAGAATTTAAAATTACAGGAACCGGAGCAAGTGAAGGCTTAAAAAATGATCAGACGAATGTTGTAACTTTTGTTGGAGATGCAGGCAAGTGTGCGAACGTTAATATAAGTAAAATACTGACCTTTAATTTTAATTTTACCTCCTCAAATCAAATTAATTATTGTGGAGCTCTTCCTGCTCCGGGGAGATTAGGTAGTGCGGTTAATAATTGTGTCACCAATTGTAGCAGTCAGAAAAAGCTTTGTATTTGCGATGTGCCACCAATAGTAGTTACAACAAATCAAACAGTTTGCTCTCCGAATACTGTAGACCTTTCTGCTGCTGCAGTAACAGCTGGGTCTACCTCTGGATTTGCCCCAGGGCTTACATTTACATATTGGGAAGATGCTGCTGGTACTGTTCCTTTAGTGAATTATACTGCAATATCAACTTCAGGTACTTATTATATAAAAGGTACAAATTCAGGAACTTGTACTGATATTAAACCTGTAGTAGTCACCATTAATCCAAAACCAACAGTAGTAGTTACTAATCCTTCAGCAGTATGTTCACCAAATACAGTGAGCATAACAGGAGCAGGAGTAACAGCTGGTTCCACAGCAGGTCTGACCTATACATATTTTACAGATGCAGCTGGGACCACAAGCTTGGGAACTCCGGCAGCAGTTGCGACATCAGGTACCTACTATATTAAAGGTACTGTTGCAGCAACAGGCTGTTTTGATATCAAG